One Pseudorhodoplanes sinuspersici DNA segment encodes these proteins:
- a CDS encoding LacI family DNA-binding transcriptional regulator yields the protein MPGNPTKPPRKARVSLKDLAREVGVHVSTVSRALDPHSRHPVAADLTKKIQKASKRLGYQQNTAAYHLKTNRSRTIGVVVPDITDPVFPPIIRGIEDGLSQHGYVAMLANTDGNSRRHMKILEIMRTRGVDGLILASVLQSDKMVSQLSAGIPVVTVSRRTDDLRFSSVVHDEDDGIGQLLTHLVSLGHRDIACIAGPQTVSTGANRYHAYIRHKENIGLQARPSLVSFAKAFNEMEGERCAEELLVSGHPFTAVLCANDRLAIGAIASFRRHHIECPEGVSVTGFNDMPLADRLSPALTTVRVQHYKAGFEAAEVMVEKIETPSALASHVLLPVEMIVRNSTKRFRVSIAEQKKAAGEEV from the coding sequence ATGCCGGGCAATCCAACAAAGCCGCCACGAAAAGCGCGGGTCAGCCTGAAGGATCTTGCGCGCGAAGTCGGCGTTCATGTGTCGACCGTATCGCGCGCCCTTGACCCGCATAGCCGACACCCTGTCGCAGCCGATCTCACCAAGAAAATACAAAAGGCCAGCAAACGGCTGGGATATCAGCAGAATACGGCCGCCTATCATCTGAAAACGAACCGGTCCCGAACGATCGGTGTCGTCGTTCCGGATATCACTGACCCCGTTTTCCCTCCCATCATTCGCGGTATCGAAGACGGACTGAGCCAGCACGGTTATGTCGCCATGCTCGCCAACACTGATGGCAATTCCCGTCGGCACATGAAAATCCTCGAGATCATGCGCACGCGGGGCGTGGATGGGTTAATTCTCGCCAGCGTTCTGCAGAGCGACAAAATGGTGTCGCAACTATCGGCGGGGATACCGGTGGTCACCGTCAGCCGCCGCACTGACGACCTGCGTTTCTCCTCGGTCGTGCACGACGAGGACGATGGAATTGGTCAGTTACTCACTCACCTCGTCTCCCTCGGCCATCGCGATATCGCGTGTATCGCCGGCCCGCAAACGGTCTCGACCGGCGCCAATCGTTACCATGCTTATATTCGGCACAAGGAAAATATCGGATTGCAGGCTCGCCCATCTCTCGTCTCCTTCGCCAAGGCCTTCAATGAAATGGAAGGCGAGCGTTGCGCAGAGGAGCTTCTGGTCAGCGGGCATCCTTTCACTGCGGTCTTGTGCGCAAACGATAGACTCGCCATTGGCGCGATCGCTTCGTTTCGACGCCATCATATCGAATGCCCCGAAGGCGTCTCGGTCACGGGCTTTAACGACATGCCGTTGGCCGACCGGCTGTCGCCCGCCCTGACAACCGTGCGCGTGCAACACTACAAGGCAGGATTCGAGGCCGCTGAGGTCATGGTTGAAAAAATCGAGACCCCCAGTGCGTTGGCAAGTCATGTGTTGCTGCCAGTCGAAATGATTGTTCGCAATTCAACGAAACGATTTCGCGTGTCGATCGCAGAACAGAAAAAAGCAGCAGGAGAGGAAGTGTGA
- a CDS encoding cupin domain-containing protein, translating to MTAPKLFRTNLNNVPKVEGLSRKDGWVDMQVQFLVDKKSAGADHVVGWTVLKPGARHESHRHHHCDEFFIVLQGSGHIYTEEGDKPSHKGDVVYSPRGCWHGFNNTSSEDVVLVWGWMGAGSIEASGYEVDPKSHS from the coding sequence ATGACTGCACCAAAGCTCTTCCGAACCAATCTCAACAATGTCCCGAAAGTCGAAGGCCTTTCTCGAAAGGATGGCTGGGTCGACATGCAGGTGCAGTTCCTGGTCGACAAGAAGTCCGCTGGCGCCGATCATGTTGTTGGCTGGACCGTGCTGAAGCCGGGCGCAAGGCATGAAAGTCATCGCCATCATCACTGCGACGAGTTCTTCATCGTTCTGCAGGGAAGCGGTCACATCTATACCGAGGAGGGTGACAAACCGTCCCATAAGGGCGATGTGGTTTATTCACCGCGCGGATGCTGGCACGGCTTCAACAACACTTCGAGTGAGGATGTTGTTCTGGTCTGGGGCTGGATGGGCGCCGGCTCAATCGAAGCCTCCGGTTATGAGGTCGACCCAAAGAGCCATTCATGA
- a CDS encoding NAD(P)-dependent oxidoreductase has translation MKVGFVGLGIMGLGMVPRLQAAGFHVTGWNRTKDKAKALIESGMAWADSPRAVAEASDVVFSVVTDGDAVRSVALGPDGIISGLKPGSIYIDMSTISPDVTRQVADEFAKRNLVMLDAPISGSPVTLAQGNASVMVGGDKDAFEKVKPILLAIGPKVTHIGASGLAVKMKIAVNLLLMVEVIAFGEAVALAEKGGVSREAALDAILKSVAASPVLGYRGPFILEGKMPAVPLADVTLQQKDMILALDMGRKLGSPVPLAAAANEMMNACRGLGIDHNDFVTAHEVYRRLGGQSR, from the coding sequence GTGAAAGTAGGATTTGTGGGCCTCGGCATCATGGGCCTCGGCATGGTGCCCCGGCTACAGGCGGCAGGTTTCCATGTCACAGGCTGGAACCGCACAAAGGACAAAGCAAAAGCTCTCATCGAAAGCGGCATGGCATGGGCGGATAGCCCTCGCGCCGTCGCGGAAGCATCCGATGTTGTATTCTCTGTTGTAACGGATGGTGACGCCGTCCGCAGCGTCGCGCTTGGGCCTGACGGCATCATCTCCGGACTGAAACCCGGCAGTATCTACATCGACATGAGTACGATTTCGCCGGACGTGACGCGACAGGTTGCAGACGAATTCGCAAAACGAAATCTCGTTATGCTGGATGCCCCAATTTCCGGCTCGCCCGTCACTTTGGCGCAAGGCAACGCGTCAGTCATGGTGGGCGGCGACAAGGATGCATTCGAGAAAGTAAAGCCGATCCTTCTCGCGATCGGACCGAAGGTCACCCACATCGGCGCCAGTGGGCTCGCGGTAAAAATGAAAATCGCCGTGAACCTGCTTTTGATGGTCGAGGTGATTGCCTTTGGCGAAGCAGTGGCGCTCGCAGAAAAGGGCGGTGTATCGCGCGAAGCAGCGCTCGACGCCATCCTGAAGAGTGTCGCAGCCTCCCCGGTTCTTGGATATCGGGGCCCCTTCATTCTCGAAGGGAAAATGCCGGCGGTGCCGCTGGCAGACGTAACCCTTCAGCAAAAAGATATGATCCTCGCTTTGGATATGGGTCGCAAGCTCGGCAGCCCTGTGCCCTTGGCGGCGGCAGCGAACGAAATGATGAATGCATGCCGTGGGCTCGGCATCGATCACAACGATTTTGTAACCGCCCACGAAGTTTACCGGCGTCTCGGAGGACAATCGCGATGA